The Peribacillus sp. FSL P2-0133 genome has a segment encoding these proteins:
- the ilvA gene encoding threonine ammonia-lyase IlvA: MNQTASKNRGIQLEDILIAYRELKEIVLHTPLQKNQRLSEKYDCNVYLKREDLQHVRSFKLRGAYYKMKSLTEEETKNGVVCASAGNHAQGVAFSCSQLGIHGKIYMPATTPRQKVDQVQLFGRDNVEIILVGDTFDDAFAMAMECCEKEERSFIHPFDDEKVIAGQGTTAVEILNDCEDGIDYVFAAIGGGGLMAGVSSYFKSVSPNTKCIGVEPQGAASMEYSFKEGKVSELENIDTFVDGAAVKCVGQLTYQLCKENLEDIVVVPSGQICTTILDLYNQHAIVAEPAGAISVAALDLYKEQIKGKTVVCMVSGGNNDIGRMQEIKEKSLLYEGLLYYFIVNFPQRAGALREFLDEVLGPNDDISRFEYTKKNNKESGPALVGVELKDKNDYEGLIQRMNKKGFSFVEVNKDSNLFHLLI; encoded by the coding sequence ATGAATCAGACTGCATCTAAGAATAGGGGGATTCAATTGGAAGATATTCTAATTGCCTATAGAGAATTGAAAGAAATCGTTTTGCATACTCCTTTACAAAAAAATCAGAGGCTCTCTGAAAAATATGATTGTAATGTTTATTTAAAACGCGAGGACCTACAACACGTACGTTCCTTTAAATTAAGAGGGGCTTACTATAAAATGAAAAGCCTGACCGAGGAAGAGACGAAGAATGGAGTCGTTTGTGCCAGTGCAGGAAACCATGCACAAGGAGTAGCTTTTTCCTGCAGCCAATTAGGTATCCATGGGAAAATTTATATGCCTGCTACAACTCCAAGGCAAAAAGTCGATCAAGTGCAGTTATTCGGAAGGGATAATGTGGAAATCATCCTTGTCGGGGATACTTTCGATGATGCATTTGCCATGGCGATGGAATGCTGTGAAAAAGAAGAGCGTTCCTTTATCCATCCATTTGACGATGAAAAGGTAATCGCCGGGCAGGGTACAACGGCTGTAGAAATCCTGAATGATTGTGAAGATGGAATCGACTATGTATTTGCCGCTATTGGCGGTGGCGGTTTAATGGCCGGAGTATCGAGTTATTTCAAATCGGTTTCCCCAAATACGAAATGCATTGGAGTTGAGCCGCAAGGTGCTGCTTCGATGGAATACTCCTTCAAGGAAGGAAAAGTTTCTGAACTTGAAAACATAGATACATTCGTTGACGGGGCAGCTGTCAAGTGTGTGGGACAGTTGACATATCAGCTTTGTAAGGAAAACCTGGAAGATATCGTTGTCGTACCTTCGGGCCAAATCTGCACGACGATTCTTGATTTATATAATCAGCATGCGATTGTCGCTGAACCGGCAGGGGCTATATCTGTAGCCGCGTTGGATTTATACAAAGAACAAATCAAAGGCAAAACGGTTGTATGCATGGTCAGCGGAGGGAATAACGACATTGGGCGTATGCAGGAAATTAAGGAGAAATCCTTATTATATGAAGGGCTGCTTTATTATTTTATCGTGAATTTTCCACAACGTGCTGGAGCTTTAAGGGAATTCCTTGATGAGGTGTTAGGACCGAATGACGATATAAGCCGTTTTGAATATACGAAGAAAAATAATAAAGAAAGCGGACCGGCCCTGGTTGGTGTAGAATTAAAAGATAAAAATGATTATGAAGGGCTCATTCAGAGGATGAACAAGAAAGGATTCTCTTTCGTAGAGGTCAATAAAGACAGTAATTTATTTCACTTATTGATTTAA
- a CDS encoding dihydrofolate reductase yields the protein MISLIVAMDQNRVIGKNNELPWHLPADLQYFKKVTMGHPIIMGRKTFESIGRVLPGRENVIVTRNQDFKAEGCVVLHDIEQIKTFADSRDEEVFVIGGAEIFKEILPVTDRLYITEIHETFEGDTFFPVIDENQWDKISSNSGSIDEKNRYAHDFIILQKK from the coding sequence ATGATATCGTTGATAGTGGCTATGGATCAAAATCGTGTGATAGGTAAAAACAATGAACTGCCATGGCATTTACCGGCAGATTTGCAGTATTTTAAAAAAGTGACGATGGGCCATCCGATCATCATGGGCCGAAAAACATTTGAATCGATCGGCAGGGTCCTGCCTGGCCGGGAAAATGTCATCGTTACCCGCAATCAGGATTTTAAAGCGGAAGGCTGCGTAGTTTTACATGATATCGAACAAATCAAAACGTTTGCAGATAGCCGTGATGAGGAGGTTTTCGTGATTGGCGGAGCCGAAATCTTCAAGGAAATCCTTCCTGTTACCGATCGCCTGTATATAACGGAAATTCATGAAACCTTTGAAGGTGATACTTTCTTTCCCGTGATTGATGAAAATCAATGGGATAAAATCTCCTCAAACTCAGGCAGCATCGATGAAAAAAATCGATATGCACATGATTTTATTATTCTACAAAAAAAATAA
- a CDS encoding thymidylate synthase, which translates to MKQYLDLCKHVLENGTQKGDRTGTGTISTFGYQMRFNLKDGFPVLTTKKVSLKAIIHELLWFLKGDTNVGYLQENSVRIWNEWADENGELGPIYGHQWRSWGTADGRQIDQISELIEQIKTNPNSRRLIVSAWNVGELDEMALPPCHAFFQFYVADGKLSCQLYQRSADVFLGVPFNIASYALLTMMIAQVCDLEVGEFVHTFGDVHIYSNHLEQVELQLTRDPKPLPIMKINPDVKNIFDFSFEDFVLENYEAHPHIKGEVSI; encoded by the coding sequence ATGAAGCAATATTTAGATTTATGTAAGCATGTACTCGAAAATGGAACGCAAAAAGGTGATCGTACGGGAACGGGAACGATCAGCACCTTTGGATATCAAATGAGATTCAATTTAAAAGATGGATTCCCTGTACTTACAACGAAAAAAGTTAGTTTAAAAGCGATTATCCATGAATTATTATGGTTTTTGAAGGGTGATACAAACGTTGGCTACCTTCAGGAAAATAGCGTGCGGATTTGGAATGAATGGGCTGATGAAAATGGAGAATTAGGTCCGATTTATGGTCATCAATGGCGTTCATGGGGAACGGCCGATGGAAGGCAAATCGACCAAATCAGTGAATTGATCGAACAAATAAAAACGAATCCAAATTCAAGAAGATTGATAGTCAGTGCTTGGAATGTTGGGGAACTGGACGAAATGGCCTTGCCGCCTTGCCATGCTTTCTTTCAATTCTATGTCGCTGATGGAAAGCTTTCATGCCAGCTATACCAACGTTCAGCGGACGTCTTTTTAGGTGTTCCTTTTAATATAGCTTCGTATGCGCTCTTAACGATGATGATCGCCCAGGTGTGTGATTTGGAAGTTGGCGAATTTGTACATACTTTCGGGGATGTCCACATCTACTCTAACCACCTTGAACAAGTGGAGCTGCAGTTGACCCGTGATCCCAAACCATTGCCAATCATGAAAATCAATCCAGATGTAAAAAATATCTTTGATTTTAGCTTCGAGGACTTCGTTTTGGAAAATTACGAAGCCCATCCCCATATAAAAGGTGAGGTTAGCATATGA
- a CDS encoding toxin codes for MKRKKWISIIALFVFLLSLLSYTLAKDESVKWRNLNKDNLLRQAELFKRNKELQRIFLFPEEEFDQREALKIAGTINKLPHSLLVKTAESGVRIKLFDGDITENQSAAKLKGKTPRGYLNKETTWDDVPGMGGSHTVLVKIGASDKGNGHGSVNLELHELGHSIDNIVFDGIREDMDYLKIWGKEVDGLFPGITYFSNYPEEYFAETFAMFYVNNEQNQLLRQKAPETYNFIKQLD; via the coding sequence GTGAAAAGGAAGAAATGGATATCCATAATTGCATTATTTGTCTTTTTACTCTCCTTGCTCTCCTATACGTTAGCGAAGGATGAATCGGTAAAATGGCGCAATTTAAACAAAGATAATCTTTTAAGACAAGCTGAACTTTTTAAGCGGAATAAAGAATTACAAAGGATATTTTTATTTCCGGAAGAGGAGTTCGATCAAAGGGAAGCACTCAAAATTGCTGGAACCATTAATAAACTGCCTCATTCCCTTTTGGTGAAAACTGCTGAAAGTGGTGTGAGAATCAAACTATTTGATGGTGATATAACAGAAAATCAATCCGCGGCCAAATTAAAGGGGAAAACTCCGCGTGGTTATTTGAATAAAGAAACAACTTGGGATGATGTGCCTGGTATGGGCGGATCACATACGGTATTGGTTAAAATCGGAGCAAGTGACAAGGGCAACGGACATGGCTCCGTTAATTTGGAGCTGCATGAGCTGGGGCATTCAATTGATAATATAGTGTTTGATGGAATCCGTGAAGACATGGATTATTTGAAGATTTGGGGTAAGGAAGTGGATGGGCTGTTTCCGGGGATTACGTATTTTTCCAATTACCCTGAGGAATACTTTGCAGAAACGTTTGCCATGTTTTATGTGAACAATGAACAAAATCAATTGCTTAGACAAAAAGCGCCCGAGACTTATAATTTTATTAAACAATTAGATTAA
- a CDS encoding TerC family protein — protein MSELLNNIMQTYAQFFDWHMWVEVLSDPVSWGLIGTLVLMEGLLSADNALVLAVMVRHLPEKQRKKALFYGLLGAYAFRFIAIGIGVFLIKLWWVKVIGAAYLGWLSFKYFRNKRKKQDGIDEDIQGMSKNSILIRMFGTLWGTVAAVELMDIAFSVDSVLAAFGVSEKVWVLLTGGMIGVLMMRGVAGLFLKLIDKVPELETAAYVLIGFIAIKMLMAVAGIEIPSAIFFAFILLIFGTTIVFHLKKSKKLKEHG, from the coding sequence ATGTCAGAGTTGTTAAATAATATCATGCAAACGTATGCCCAATTTTTTGACTGGCATATGTGGGTGGAGGTTTTATCCGACCCGGTGAGCTGGGGATTGATTGGAACGCTCGTATTAATGGAAGGATTACTATCAGCGGATAACGCTCTGGTATTAGCTGTAATGGTCAGGCACCTTCCTGAAAAACAACGGAAAAAAGCCCTTTTTTATGGTTTATTAGGTGCTTACGCTTTTAGATTCATTGCGATAGGAATCGGTGTTTTCCTCATTAAGCTTTGGTGGGTGAAGGTGATTGGAGCCGCTTACCTTGGCTGGCTCTCATTTAAATACTTTAGGAATAAAAGAAAGAAACAAGATGGGATCGATGAAGATATCCAGGGAATGAGTAAAAACAGCATACTGATCCGTATGTTTGGTACATTATGGGGAACGGTTGCGGCAGTGGAATTGATGGATATAGCATTTTCCGTCGATAGTGTCTTGGCCGCATTCGGGGTAAGTGAAAAAGTCTGGGTCCTTTTGACAGGCGGTATGATTGGTGTCTTGATGATGCGGGGAGTGGCGGGGTTATTTCTAAAATTGATAGATAAGGTTCCTGAATTGGAAACTGCCGCATATGTCCTTATCGGATTCATCGCTATAAAAATGCTAATGGCCGTTGCAGGTATCGAAATCCCGTCTGCGATCTTTTTTGCCTTTATTTTGCTGATTTTCGGTACCACGATTGTATTTCATTTGAAGAAAAGTAAAAAGCTCAAGGAACATGGTTGA
- a CDS encoding YpjP family protein, which yields MKAAVWFRKSLVILVSVLTFGLVTPSDLAWLAEADSLKDTKKGLVEEEGLAYLTSQNSTEREEEFNREEFLSDILNKAEENAFMKFGEKINPKIGDEFKMAILPKMEEAITEMAAQFPDEKLQQLTITEQPSAGRAEKIFHIYDSISGKDIIRFHVRQENPPLEGYWFDFHYHTHHDSFATHYNIGKIYWDKNTPPEWTSKQRLS from the coding sequence TTGAAAGCAGCGGTTTGGTTCAGGAAAAGTCTCGTCATTTTAGTATCCGTTTTGACGTTTGGTCTTGTCACTCCTTCAGATCTGGCGTGGCTAGCGGAAGCCGATTCGTTAAAGGATACTAAAAAGGGATTAGTGGAAGAAGAGGGATTAGCCTATCTTACTTCGCAGAATTCAACTGAACGTGAGGAAGAATTCAACAGGGAAGAATTTTTATCGGACATTCTGAATAAGGCAGAGGAAAACGCATTTATGAAATTTGGCGAAAAGATCAATCCTAAAATTGGCGATGAGTTCAAAATGGCCATATTACCGAAAATGGAAGAAGCCATTACAGAAATGGCTGCACAATTTCCAGATGAAAAATTACAGCAATTAACCATCACTGAGCAGCCGAGTGCAGGCAGGGCCGAGAAGATATTTCATATTTATGATTCAATTAGCGGGAAGGATATCATCAGATTCCATGTCAGGCAGGAAAATCCTCCACTGGAAGGCTATTGGTTCGATTTTCACTATCATACCCATCATGATTCATTTGCCACCCATTATAATATCGGGAAAATATATTGGGATAAAAATACGCCGCCAGAGTGGACGAGTAAACAAAGGCTCTCATAG
- the ggt gene encoding gamma-glutamyltransferase: MENNNEIIKDKDYKRETDKGNAGMVVTAHPVATSIGEKILREGGNAVDAAVAIQFALNIVEPMMTGIGGSGFLMVYNAKDKETKIYDGHVRAPKAAHRDMFLDDKGEVIPFKERSIKATAVGIPGILKAMDEALNEHGSKPLADLIGPSIEFAEKGVPVNWVLCDALKNFEYRLGDEARKFFMPNGKAYQDGDLLIKEKLANTYRILQREGISAFYEGEIGEGIISCIQELGGFMELSDLKEYKATIDVPMYGTYKDYLIASSNAPSAGGFTVIQILKILESFHIEQYDVRSWEKYYLIAEAMRLAFTDKKAFLADPEFAELPLAGLMHDEYIAKRRSFINFKTRNNAIDFGNPWIYDSVKQRDFIPQPNEEDISETTHFTVRDRWGNIAACTSTVEHPFGSGIMVSDYGFMLNNELTDFDSIPGGMNEVQPNKRPVSCKSPTIIFKDGEPILTLGSPGGPTIISSVVQTIINVLDLKMDLKAAIEEPRIFTPMGPHIEWEPGMDMTSKGHLEAMGFAFNEVPHSIGNVQAIQINPDGSNYGAADSSREGCAMGLDETDYKS, from the coding sequence TTGGAAAACAACAATGAAATCATTAAAGATAAGGATTACAAAAGGGAAACAGATAAAGGGAACGCCGGAATGGTCGTTACAGCTCATCCCGTAGCCACTTCCATTGGGGAAAAAATATTACGTGAAGGTGGAAATGCTGTCGATGCGGCGGTTGCCATCCAATTTGCCCTAAATATTGTGGAACCCATGATGACTGGTATTGGAGGAAGTGGTTTCCTTATGGTATATAACGCAAAAGATAAGGAAACGAAAATATACGATGGCCATGTAAGGGCACCTAAAGCCGCTCATCGAGACATGTTTCTTGATGATAAAGGGGAGGTCATCCCATTTAAAGAAAGATCAATCAAAGCTACAGCGGTTGGCATCCCCGGAATACTGAAAGCTATGGATGAAGCACTCAACGAACATGGAAGCAAGCCATTAGCGGACCTCATCGGGCCATCCATTGAATTTGCAGAAAAAGGAGTTCCCGTCAATTGGGTTCTTTGCGATGCTCTTAAAAATTTTGAATATCGATTGGGTGATGAAGCGCGTAAGTTCTTCATGCCAAATGGAAAAGCGTATCAAGATGGCGATCTGCTCATAAAAGAAAAACTGGCGAATACCTATCGGATATTACAACGTGAAGGAATTTCCGCTTTTTATGAAGGTGAAATCGGAGAGGGCATCATTTCCTGCATACAGGAACTTGGAGGGTTCATGGAGCTTTCTGATTTAAAGGAATATAAAGCTACAATCGATGTACCCATGTATGGGACTTATAAGGATTATCTAATTGCATCATCAAATGCACCAAGCGCTGGTGGATTCACGGTCATCCAAATCCTGAAAATATTAGAGAGCTTCCATATAGAACAATATGATGTCCGTTCTTGGGAAAAATATTATTTAATAGCAGAAGCGATGCGACTGGCATTTACAGATAAAAAGGCATTTCTCGCTGATCCTGAATTTGCCGAATTGCCATTGGCGGGTCTCATGCATGATGAGTATATAGCTAAACGCCGCTCATTCATTAATTTCAAAACAAGAAATAATGCCATTGACTTCGGAAACCCTTGGATTTATGATTCCGTGAAACAAAGGGATTTCATTCCGCAGCCTAATGAAGAAGATATCAGTGAAACGACACACTTCACTGTCCGTGACAGATGGGGTAATATCGCAGCATGCACTTCTACAGTGGAACATCCATTCGGATCAGGGATCATGGTTTCCGATTATGGTTTCATGCTGAATAACGAACTGACTGATTTCGATTCCATTCCAGGCGGTATGAATGAAGTACAGCCCAATAAACGCCCCGTCAGCTGTAAAAGCCCGACCATCATCTTTAAAGACGGCGAGCCGATCTTGACGTTAGGTTCACCTGGAGGACCGACCATCATCAGTTCAGTCGTACAAACGATCATTAATGTACTCGATTTAAAAATGGATTTGAAAGCAGCCATCGAGGAACCTAGAATTTTCACTCCAATGGGCCCTCATATTGAATGGGAGCCTGGAATGGATATGACTAGCAAAGGCCACTTGGAAGCGATGGGCTTCGCCTTTAATGAAGTTCCCCACTCTATAGGGAATGTCCAAGCGATTCAAATCAACCCTGATGGCTCGAACTATGGTGCTGCCGATTCAAGCCGAGAAGGCTGTGCCATGGGTCTGGACGAAACAGATTATAAATCGTGA